Genomic DNA from Planctomycetota bacterium:
GAATCACACTGCCCGACCACCACTCAGGGCCGAAGCCTTCGTTCCGCAAGAGAATGACCGCGTAACGCAGGAGCATCGCCAGCGCGTAAGCGACGGCGAACACCTTCAGCCCGAAGGCAAACGACAGCGCAGGGACCGCCGGACGACGCCACAGTTTGCCGATGTGCATTGCCTGCAGGACGAGGATCAGGACCTGCGCAGGCAACAGGACCGAGTAAGGAACCAGCCGTGAGTACCACGCCTCCATCGGAGGCAGCCAGTCGTTGGCCGGACCGATGTCGAATGCGACCACGACCTGTCCCAGCACGCGTCCGGCGAACGCCAGCGCGAGCAGTCCAAGCACGATCGCAAACCGGCGATGCCGCGTCACGACACCTCCGGGTAGAGCGACTTCACATGGCGATACCAGTCGCTCGCGAAGCGCTCGTCCGGGTCGAACGCGTGCTTTGCCCGGAGAAAGTCCGGCATCTCCGGGTAGGCCGCGTCGAGATGATCGCGAGTCGCCCAGCGGTGGTACGTGAGATAGAACCGGCCGTCGTGGGCGATGACCAAATCGAAGAGTCGTCGGAAGTGGTCCTTGACGCGGTCGACTCCGGACGCGTGATGTTTGACGTGCAGGTTCACTACGACGCAAACGGATCGCCGTTTCGCCCAACGCAGCAGTGTCTCTTCATCAGGCTCGATGAAGCGAATCGTGCCGTAGGTCATGTCGACGCCACGCGCATCGAACTCGGCTCGGACGCTCGCGAGTAGGTCGAGCAAGCGGTCCGGGTCGCAGTAGAACTCGCTGATCATCTCCGTCCCGCGCGGCTCGGCATCGTCCGCCGCGGCGTCGATCGCGGCGAGATAGCCGCTGAAGACTGGCGATAGTTGATGGCGATCAGACGCGTACCGGCGGCCGTTGGTTTTGAGGTAGTACGCGGTGTAGACCTCGAACGCCTTTCGCTTGTCGCTTCGTCCGAGGCGATACAGCTTGGACCAGTCGTCGGCGTTGAGCTGCAAGCCGGCAGCCGGCGCATCGGCCGGGCCTGCGACCGGGTGGTACGTCGAAAGGATTCCGCGGTGCGTCTCGGGCGTGTCCTCGTAATGCGTGGCGTACTGGCAATCGCCGTAGATCGCCCCGTCGGCGAGGCGCTTCTCAATCAGCGTCAGAAGGTCCGCCACGCAGATCGCCTCGACGCGTCGCTCCAGCGTCTGCCGTCGCTGAAGCCGAAGGGTGACGGTCAACACGATGCCGAAGCAGCCGTAGCCGCCGATCGCGAGTCGAAAGAGGTCGGCGTTCTCAGTCCGCGAGCAACGGAGCACCTCTCCGCTAGCATTCATGA
This window encodes:
- a CDS encoding FAD-binding oxidoreductase; translation: LGLPVAICGGRHAMGGQQFAQDGLLLDMTKFNRVRSLDANAGLVEAEAGIFWPKLLTRLDELQDGVEVPWSIRQKQTGVDDVSLGGSLAANIHGRGLRMRPFVDDIESFTLMNASGEVLRCSRTENADLFRLAIGGYGCFGIVLTVTLRLQRRQTLERRVEAICVADLLTLIEKRLADGAIYGDCQYATHYEDTPETHRGILSTYHPVAGPADAPAAGLQLNADDWSKLYRLGRSDKRKAFEVYTAYYLKTNGRRYASDRHQLSPVFSGYLAAIDAAADDAEPRGTEMISEFYCDPDRLLDLLASVRAEFDARGVDMTYGTIRFIEPDEETLLRWAKRRSVCVVVNLHVKHHASGVDRVKDHFRRLFDLVIAHDGRFYLTYHRWATRDHLDAAYPEMPDFLRAKHAFDPDERFASDWYRHVKSLYPEVS